One segment of Rickettsiales bacterium Ac37b DNA contains the following:
- the guaA gene encoding GMP synthase [glutamine-hydrolyzing] has product MLNIDTVIDKVLILDFGSQVTQLIARRIREYGIYSEIKLNNITIEEVKKFNPKAIILSGGPASVLEQNSPTLNKEILSLGIPILGICYGQQIICHLLGGEVEKAEHREFGRTSLHIIEDSILFDNVWTKGQQHDVWMSHGDLVVAIPQGFHKLAATTHTNFAVIANEQLGIYAVQFHPEVTHTINGMRLLENFVIKIAKCNPSWNIASFADKSINEIRNKVGDKKVICGVSGGVDSTVVAILLNKAIGDNLNCIFVDTGLLRKNEVREVKNTFESLGVKLNHIDASELFINSLKGITDPEEKRKIIGKLFIEAFDQEASKLGKIDFLAQGTLYSDVIESSVGHTVANTIKSHHNVGGLPRNMTFTLIEPLRELFKDEVRLLGKELGISDEYLNRHPFPGPGLAVRIPGEVTKEKISMLQNADYLFIESLKKAGLYDKIWQAFAVLLPVKTVGVMGDGRSYEHVCALRAVTSCDAMTADFFDLPYDFLRSTSNLIINSVKGINRIVYDITSKPPGTIEWE; this is encoded by the coding sequence ATGTTAAATATTGATACAGTTATAGATAAGGTTTTAATTCTAGATTTTGGTTCTCAAGTTACCCAATTAATTGCACGTAGAATCAGAGAATATGGTATTTATTCAGAGATTAAATTAAACAATATTACTATTGAAGAAGTTAAAAAATTTAATCCAAAAGCAATTATTTTATCAGGTGGTCCTGCATCTGTACTGGAACAGAATTCTCCTACCTTAAATAAAGAAATATTATCTTTAGGTATACCCATACTCGGCATTTGTTATGGACAACAAATAATTTGCCATCTTTTAGGTGGAGAGGTTGAGAAAGCAGAACACCGAGAATTTGGAAGAACAAGTTTACATATTATTGAAGATTCTATACTTTTTGATAATGTATGGACCAAAGGTCAGCAACATGATGTATGGATGAGTCATGGTGATTTAGTTGTAGCAATTCCTCAAGGATTTCATAAGCTCGCAGCGACTACTCACACTAACTTTGCGGTAATTGCAAATGAGCAACTTGGTATTTATGCTGTTCAGTTTCATCCTGAAGTAACCCACACTATTAATGGAATGCGATTATTAGAAAATTTTGTAATTAAAATTGCAAAATGTAACCCTTCTTGGAATATTGCTTCTTTTGCTGATAAATCTATAAATGAAATACGTAATAAGGTTGGTGATAAAAAAGTTATTTGTGGTGTAAGCGGTGGAGTTGATTCTACAGTTGTTGCTATTTTATTAAATAAAGCCATAGGCGATAATCTTAATTGTATTTTTGTAGATACAGGATTATTAAGAAAAAATGAGGTTAGAGAAGTTAAAAATACTTTTGAATCACTAGGGGTAAAACTCAATCATATTGATGCAAGCGAATTATTTATTAATAGCCTAAAAGGTATTACTGACCCAGAAGAAAAACGAAAAATCATAGGTAAACTTTTTATTGAGGCGTTTGATCAAGAAGCCTCCAAATTAGGTAAAATAGATTTCTTAGCACAAGGTACTTTATACTCAGATGTTATAGAATCTTCAGTAGGACATACAGTAGCAAATACTATAAAATCTCATCATAATGTTGGTGGATTGCCAAGAAATATGACATTTACTTTAATTGAACCACTTAGAGAATTATTTAAAGATGAGGTTAGATTACTGGGAAAAGAATTAGGTATTTCTGATGAATATTTAAATAGACATCCTTTTCCTGGACCAGGCTTAGCAGTTAGAATACCAGGCGAGGTAACCAAAGAGAAAATATCTATGTTACAAAATGCTGATTATTTATTTATAGAATCTTTAAAAAAAGCAGGATTATATGATAAAATTTGGCAAGCGTTTGCAGTATTATTACCTGTTAAAACAGTAGGGGTTATGGGAGATGGTAGGAGTTATGAGCATGTTTGTGCTTTACGTGCAGTAACTTCATGTGATGCTATGACAGCCGATTTTTTTGATCTCCCATATGATTTTCTGCGTTCTACAAGTAACTTGATTATAAACTCAGTTAAGGGTATTAATCGTATAGTATATGATATTACAAGTAAACCCCCAGGTACAATTGAATGGGAATAA
- the pyrC gene encoding Dihydroorotase, producing MQQQWQLPLRTNQHKKIAYINARLYDPSTGLDAQGALLTIGDQIADFGKDLFRDNIPDGIEVIDCKGHLLAPGLIDMQVHFREPGQTHKETLATGSKSAVSGGITTVVCQPNTEPAIDSVEVVELLKAKAKDTAYLNILAYAAITKKRNGQELTEMGKLVEAGVVGFTDDGGPVMNPLLMRRALSYSSMFGVPIAQHAEDLHLSQGGCINEGEVSFKLGVTGIPNISESVMVERDLAILGITGGKYHVLHISTKEALKAVKRAKEEGLKVTCEVAPHHFLLTDKAVLEHGSYAKMNPPLRSEEDRLALIQGLQEGIIDAIATDHAPHDEESKQVSLASASFGIVGVETMLPLSLELYHNGLLSLQDVLSKMTSKPAEILGLQSGRLLKGNKADLVLIDLNREWVIETEKFSSKSKNSPFNGRKVKGRAIKTIVGGEIVYSLIY from the coding sequence ATGCAGCAGCAATGGCAATTGCCACTACGTACAAATCAACATAAAAAAATAGCTTATATAAATGCTAGGTTATACGATCCAAGCACGGGGCTAGATGCGCAAGGAGCATTGCTCACTATCGGAGATCAAATTGCTGATTTTGGTAAGGATTTATTTCGAGATAATATACCGGATGGAATAGAGGTCATAGATTGTAAAGGCCATTTATTAGCGCCTGGTTTGATAGATATGCAAGTGCATTTTCGTGAGCCTGGTCAAACGCATAAAGAAACTCTTGCTACAGGTAGCAAATCAGCAGTGAGTGGAGGAATTACTACTGTAGTATGCCAGCCTAATACTGAGCCTGCTATAGATAGCGTAGAAGTGGTAGAATTGCTTAAAGCAAAAGCAAAAGATACTGCCTATCTGAATATATTAGCATATGCTGCAATTACTAAAAAAAGAAATGGTCAAGAGCTGACTGAGATGGGAAAGTTGGTGGAAGCTGGGGTAGTTGGGTTTACTGACGATGGCGGTCCGGTGATGAATCCTTTGCTCATGAGAAGAGCATTATCTTATTCAAGTATGTTTGGAGTTCCTATTGCCCAGCACGCAGAAGATCTCCACCTTTCTCAAGGTGGATGTATTAATGAAGGAGAGGTATCATTTAAACTAGGAGTTACAGGTATACCGAATATTTCTGAGTCAGTTATGGTGGAAAGAGATCTAGCTATTTTAGGAATTACAGGAGGCAAGTATCATGTATTACATATATCCACTAAAGAAGCTCTTAAGGCTGTAAAACGGGCAAAAGAAGAGGGATTAAAAGTTACCTGTGAAGTAGCTCCTCACCATTTTTTACTAACTGATAAGGCAGTTTTAGAGCATGGTAGCTATGCAAAAATGAATCCTCCTCTTAGATCGGAAGAAGATAGATTAGCTTTAATTCAAGGGCTCCAAGAAGGAATAATAGATGCCATTGCTACAGATCATGCGCCACACGATGAAGAAAGTAAGCAAGTGTCCCTAGCTAGTGCTAGTTTTGGTATAGTAGGTGTAGAAACAATGTTACCATTATCTCTGGAGTTGTATCATAATGGATTACTTTCTTTACAAGATGTATTATCAAAGATGACATCTAAGCCTGCAGAGATATTAGGTCTTCAGTCTGGAAGATTACTGAAGGGTAATAAGGCTGATTTAGTGTTAATCGATCTGAATCGTGAGTGGGTAATAGAGACAGAAAAATTTAGCAGTAAATCTAAAAATTCTCCATTTAATGGAAGGAAGGTAAAGGGCAGGGCAATCAAAACCATTGTTGGTGGAGAAATAGTATATAGCCTTATATACTAA
- the ftsZ gene encoding Cell division protein FtsZ, producing MSINLRLPENTILKPSITVFGAGGAGGNAVNNMISANLEGVKFVTANTDAQALEYSLSENRIQLGETITRGLGAGASPEVGRAAAEEAAELIIDNLQGSNMLFITAGMGGGTGTGAAPVIARIAREHGILTVGVVTKPFHFEGAHRMKLAELGLLELQKYVDTLIVIPNQNLFRLANEKTTFADAFRMADEVLHAGVRGITDLMIMPGLINLDFADIRAVMSEMGKAMMGTGEAEGEDRAIKAAEAAIANPLLDNCSMKGARGVLINITGGLDMTLFEVDAAANRIRDEVDAEEANIIFGSTFNPALEGRIRVSVVATGIDAHSHQENDKYYLLKDMVDNNSKAAISSKITTTELHENKLAEEDTDSYEHQNEVFSSNRSVESQFSYDIPNSENVKKTEKYNTRYNTTPASSKANDKLSDKNTRLGLFGRMANSVGLRTNVEEHNKSYEREEELVSADGLGEDVFDIPAFLRRKNTNK from the coding sequence ATGAGCATAAATTTACGTTTACCAGAAAATACCATATTAAAACCTAGTATTACAGTATTTGGTGCTGGAGGTGCTGGTGGTAATGCTGTAAATAATATGATTAGTGCTAATTTAGAAGGTGTAAAATTTGTTACAGCAAACACAGATGCTCAAGCTTTAGAATATTCACTTTCAGAAAACAGAATTCAATTAGGTGAAACTATTACTAGAGGGTTAGGTGCAGGTGCTTCACCAGAAGTAGGTAGGGCAGCCGCAGAAGAAGCAGCTGAACTAATTATAGATAATTTACAAGGCAGTAATATGTTATTTATTACTGCTGGTATGGGAGGAGGAACAGGTACAGGAGCTGCTCCAGTAATTGCTCGTATAGCACGTGAACATGGTATTTTGACTGTAGGTGTGGTGACAAAGCCTTTTCATTTTGAGGGTGCACATCGCATGAAATTGGCAGAACTTGGCTTGTTAGAACTCCAAAAATATGTTGATACATTAATTGTAATACCTAATCAAAATTTATTTCGGCTTGCTAATGAAAAAACTACTTTTGCAGATGCGTTTCGTATGGCAGATGAGGTGTTACATGCGGGCGTACGTGGTATAACAGATTTAATGATTATGCCTGGATTAATTAACTTAGACTTTGCAGATATACGTGCTGTGATGAGTGAAATGGGCAAGGCTATGATGGGAACTGGCGAAGCAGAAGGAGAGGATAGAGCTATTAAAGCTGCTGAAGCTGCTATTGCTAATCCATTATTAGATAACTGTTCGATGAAAGGTGCAAGAGGAGTCCTAATTAATATTACTGGTGGACTTGATATGACTCTCTTTGAGGTAGATGCAGCAGCAAACCGTATTAGAGATGAAGTAGATGCAGAAGAGGCTAATATTATTTTTGGATCTACATTTAACCCAGCATTGGAAGGGCGTATAAGAGTGTCTGTTGTCGCGACTGGAATAGATGCTCATTCCCATCAGGAAAATGATAAATATTATTTACTCAAAGATATGGTAGATAATAATAGTAAAGCTGCAATATCTTCTAAAATTACTACTACAGAATTACATGAGAATAAATTAGCAGAAGAAGATACTGATAGCTATGAGCATCAAAATGAGGTTTTTTCATCTAATCGTTCTGTAGAATCACAATTTTCATATGATATTCCAAATAGTGAGAATGTAAAAAAAACAGAAAAATATAATACTAGGTATAATACGACTCCTGCTTCTTCAAAAGCTAATGATAAATTATCAGATAAAAATACACGTTTAGGTTTATTTGGGCGTATGGCCAACTCAGTAGGATTACGTACTAATGTAGAAGAGCACAATAAATCATACGAAAGAGAAGAAGAGCTTGTATCAGCAGATGGTTTAGGTGAAGATGTGTTTGATATACCAGCTTTTTTAAGACGCAAAAATACTAATAAATAG
- a CDS encoding Integrase core domain protein: MIKWRQRKEEGVEDRSNAPKKATTILKPEDEALIIAFRKSTQLPLDDCFDALIKEIPYLTRSNLYRCLKRYGLSCLPKEDNIKEKKKFKAYEIGFMHLDITEVRIGEGKFYIFVAICRVSKFAYVELHNNSNGDTTVNFLDNLVSSCPFKIHTILTDNGVQFAYNGLARYRAPKARHRFDLKCKDYGIRHRTTRPYSPSTNGQVERMNRTIKEATTKKYHYTSREELDSHLQAFVMAYNYAKRLSSIARKTPFEMILTCYTQNANNFRINPNHQLLKPYKAKIRTLCGSN, encoded by the coding sequence GTGATAAAATGGCGTCAAAGAAAAGAAGAAGGAGTAGAAGATCGCTCTAATGCTCCTAAAAAAGCAACTACTATTTTGAAGCCCGAAGATGAAGCTTTGATTATTGCTTTTCGTAAGTCTACGCAATTACCTTTGGATGATTGCTTTGATGCACTTATTAAAGAAATACCTTATTTAACTCGTTCAAATCTTTACCGATGCCTTAAACGGTACGGTTTATCTTGTTTACCCAAAGAAGATAATATCAAAGAGAAGAAGAAATTTAAGGCTTATGAAATAGGATTTATGCATCTTGATATCACAGAAGTAAGAATTGGTGAGGGAAAATTTTACATATTTGTGGCAATATGTAGAGTGAGTAAATTTGCTTATGTTGAGCTGCATAATAATAGCAATGGCGATACTACAGTTAATTTTCTTGATAACTTGGTAAGTAGCTGTCCCTTTAAGATACATACCATATTAACTGATAATGGTGTTCAATTTGCTTACAATGGTTTAGCCAGGTACAGAGCTCCTAAAGCAAGACATAGATTTGATCTAAAATGTAAAGATTACGGTATCAGGCATCGCACAACAAGGCCTTATAGTCCAAGTACCAATGGTCAAGTAGAAAGAATGAATAGGACTATAAAAGAAGCTACTACTAAGAAGTATCATTATACTAGTAGAGAAGAGTTAGATAGTCATCTACAAGCTTTTGTTATGGCTTATAATTATGCTAAAAGGCTTTCTTCTATTGCTAGAAAAACGCCTTTTGAAATGATCTTGACTTGTTACACACAAAATGCTAATAATTTTAGAATTAATCCTAACCATCAACTACTGAAACCGTACAAGGCAAAGATTCGGACGCTTTGTGGCTCTAATTGA